One Cuculus canorus isolate bCucCan1 chromosome 1, bCucCan1.pri, whole genome shotgun sequence DNA segment encodes these proteins:
- the CNMD gene encoding leukocyte cell-derived chemotaxin 1 translates to MAEGCEKVPIARAGPEDVERCLPPAYTAVAPGPGRLLKAGAAVLIAGALLLLAGAIGAFYFWKATERQVYNVHYTMSINGKVQDGSMEIDAGNNLETFKTGSGSEEAVEVHDFQIGITGIRFAEGEKCYIKAQPKAHVPKVDAMTKASLSSELEDEIMPVRFDENSLIWVAADEPIKHNSFLSPKILELCGDLPIFWLRPTYPKGNQRKEMKRNKRQSESNFDTEDLEAAPEEVNTRSPITWLTQELNHQSNETRPMGQETDQTLNPDNPYNQLEGEGMGFDPMLDHLGVCCIECRRSYTQCQRICEPLMGYYPWPYNYQGCRTACRIIMPCSWWVARIMGVV, encoded by the exons atggcagagggctgCGAGAAGGTGCCCATCGCCCGAGCGGGGCCCGAGGACGTGGAGCGGTGTCTGCCCCCC GCATACACAGCGGTAGCCCCTGGGCCCGGGCGGCTGCTGAAGGCAGGGGCAGCAGTGCTGATCGCCGGAGccctcctgctcctggctggggcCATCGGTGCCTTCTACTTCTGGAAAGCCACGGAGCGGCAG GTGTACAATGTTCACTATACTATGAGCATTAATGGAAAAGTACAAGATGGATCAATGGAAATAGATGCTGGAAACAACTTAGAGACATTCAAAACAGGAAGCGGGAGTGAAGAGGCTGTTGAAGTTCATGATTTTCAGATT GGCATAACTGGAATTCGTtttgctgaaggagaaaagtgTTACATCAAAGCTCAGCCAAAAGCTCACGTCCCCAAAGTTGATGCTATGACCAAAGCGAGCCTCTCATCTGAGCTG GAAGATGAAATCATGCCTGTGAGATTTGACGAAAACTCCCTTATCTGGGTGGCTGCAGATGAGCCTATCAAGCATAACAGTTTCCTAAGCCCCAAAATTTTAGAGCTTTGCGGGGATCTTCCAATTTTCTGGCTGCGACCAACATATCCCAAAG GtaaccaaaggaaagaaatgaagagaaacaaacGCCAATCAGAATCAAACTTTGATACAGAAGACTTGGAAGCTGCTCCCGAAGAAGTAAACACCAGGTCACCCATCACATGGCTGACTCAAGAGCTTAATCACCAGTCTAACGAAACCAGGCCAATGGGACAAGAAACCGATCAAACGCTTAATCCAGACAACCCATATAAC caACTGGAAGGTGAAGGGATGGGTTTTGACCCCATGCTGGATCACCTCGGCGTGTGCTGCATCGAATGCAGACGAAGTTACACACAGTGCCAGAGAATTTGTGAGCCTCTCATGGGCTACTACCCCTGGCCTTACAACTACCAAGGTTGTCGTACCGCCTGCCGAATCATCATGCCCTGCAGCTGGTGGGTCGCTCGTATCATGGGTGTTGTGTGA